One window from the genome of Lasioglossum baleicum chromosome 9, iyLasBale1, whole genome shotgun sequence encodes:
- the Dph1 gene encoding diphthamide biosynthesis 1, with amino-acid sequence MDEDCNSVVIVKAKPVRKVFKAPVKVNKIPEEILNDPLLNAAIAALPNNYNFEIHKSIWRIKEVKSKRVALQMPEGLLMYATTIADIIEEFTGAETIIMGDVTYGACCVDDYTAKALNADFLIHYGHSCLIPIDQTVGIKVLYVFVNIKIDTSHCIECLQATLSITTKIALVSTIQFAGTLQAIALEMKKNGYEVSTPQSKPLSPGEILGCTAPQIRCANVVVYIGDGRFHLEAVMIANPKLRAFRYDPYEKKLTEEFYNHEEMLRTRLTAIDNAKETGTFGLVLGTLGRQGSLSVLRNIENKIKLLGKETVIILLSEIFPDKIKLFNGIDAFIQIACPRLSIDWGIAFEKPFLTPYEGAVALKMINFNIHEPYPMDYYAAASLGPWTPNHKESELEKQIDACCGKCKKIDST; translated from the exons ATGGATGAGGATTGCAACTCGGTTGTGATAGTTAAAGCGAAACCAGTTCGTAAAGTTTTCAAAGCACCGGTTAAAGTCAATAAAATTCCAGAGGAAATCTTGAACGATCCTCTATTAAACGCAGCGATTGCTGCACTacccaataattataattttgaaatCCACAAATCCATATGGAGGATCAAAGAAGTCAAATCTAAGAGAGTTGCGTTACAAATGCCGGAAGGACTGTTAATGTATGCCACGACTATAGCGGATATCATAGAAGAGTTTACAGGTGCCGAGACCATTATAATGggagacgtaacttatg gAGCATGTTGCGTAGACGATTACACAGCGAAAGCATTGAACGcagattttttaattcattatgGTCACTCTTGTTTGATACCTATCGATCAAACAGTTGGGATTAAAGTACtttatgtatttgtaaatataaaaattgatacttCGCATTGTATAGAGTGTTTACAAGCCACTCTATCTATCACAACGAAAATAGCTCTTGTAAGCACTATTCAGTTTGCTGGAACTTTACAAGCAATCGCGTTAGAGATGAAAAAGAATGGCTATGAAGTATCTACGCCGCAAAGCAAACCGCTAAGTCCTGGAGAG ATTTTGGGCTGCACAGCACCACAAATTAGATGTGCCAATGTTGTTGTTTATATCGGCGACGGTCGATTTCACTTGGAAGCGGTAATGATCGCTAATCCAAAGCTGAGAGCATTTCGTTACGATCCGTATGAGAAAAAACTGACCGAAGAATTTTATAATCATGAAGAAATGTTACGAACTAGATTAACAGCTATAGATAATGCAAAAGAGACTGGAACATTTGGACTGGTACTAGGCACCTTAGGCAGACAAGGAAGTCTCAGTGTTTTGAGAAATATAGAGAATAAAATCAAATTACTAGGCAAAGAAACTGTTATTATATTACTATCAGAGATATTTcctgataaaattaaattattcaacgGCATTGATGCTTTCATACAG ATTGCGTGTCCACGATTAAGTATAGACTGGGGTATAGCTTTCGAAAAGCCATTTCTCACACCTTACGAGGGAGCGGTTGCtttaaaaatgataaattttAACATCCATGAACCGTACCCTATGGACTATTATGCTGCTGCTAGTCTTGGACCATGGACCCCTAATCATAAAGAATCAGAGTTAGAAAAACAGATTGATGCTTGTTGTGGCAAATGTAAGAAAATTGATAGTACGTAA
- the LOC143212357 gene encoding uncharacterized protein LOC143212357 isoform X1, protein MKSKVMNGDNWEENWSKPQSQTRRSVQRNVKRSEKSGLKLSKPSRRATPRERTLRRLESNERERMRMHSLNDAFQSLREVIPHVSKERRLSKIETLTLAKNYIVALTDAICAMRSEEKTIDQENEVSEPQESTSNMNICLNMNIPIPSKSCS, encoded by the exons ATGAAATCTAAAGTAATGAACGGAGACAACTGGGAAGAAAACTGGTCTAAACCGCAGTCGCAGACAAGAAGATCGGTGCAGCGGAATGTCAAGAGATCTGAAAAGTCAGGCTTAAAATTATCCAAACCGTCTAGAAGAGCTACACCCAGAGAAAGAACTCTGCGAAGATTAGAAAGTAACGAAAGAGAAAGAATGAGAATGCACAGTTTAAACGATGCTTTCCAG TCTTTACGCGAAGTAATACCACACGTAAGCAAGGAAAGACGACTATCAAAAATTGAAACCCTAACTTTAGCAAAGAATTACATAGTTGCTCTCACAGATGCGATATGTGCGATGAGAAGTGAAGAGAAAACTATAGATCAAGAAAATGAAGTTTCGGAACCTCAAGAGTCAACgagtaatatgaatatttgtctGAATATGAATATACCGATCCCTTCGAAGTCTTGTAGTTAG
- the LOC143212357 gene encoding uncharacterized protein LOC143212357 isoform X2, with protein sequence MNGDNWEENWSKPQSQTRRSVQRNVKRSEKSGLKLSKPSRRATPRERTLRRLESNERERMRMHSLNDAFQSLREVIPHVSKERRLSKIETLTLAKNYIVALTDAICAMRSEEKTIDQENEVSEPQESTSNMNICLNMNIPIPSKSCS encoded by the exons ATGAACGGAGACAACTGGGAAGAAAACTGGTCTAAACCGCAGTCGCAGACAAGAAGATCGGTGCAGCGGAATGTCAAGAGATCTGAAAAGTCAGGCTTAAAATTATCCAAACCGTCTAGAAGAGCTACACCCAGAGAAAGAACTCTGCGAAGATTAGAAAGTAACGAAAGAGAAAGAATGAGAATGCACAGTTTAAACGATGCTTTCCAG TCTTTACGCGAAGTAATACCACACGTAAGCAAGGAAAGACGACTATCAAAAATTGAAACCCTAACTTTAGCAAAGAATTACATAGTTGCTCTCACAGATGCGATATGTGCGATGAGAAGTGAAGAGAAAACTATAGATCAAGAAAATGAAGTTTCGGAACCTCAAGAGTCAACgagtaatatgaatatttgtctGAATATGAATATACCGATCCCTTCGAAGTCTTGTAGTTAG
- the LOC143212347 gene encoding DNA polymerase delta subunit 2 isoform X2, protein MFFICFCFCLQNVNKIRYLVEDKKKKLYCLIMEFRSPPAHHRKLCKLEDFNKFKIDSKSFDKQYNRIYSARLRTLRDHVSQKAKAKWAQHEVVTLSELPEKDQENNYIVIGILYKHQELKPSALQELSEELQLPTHLPRANYASFKDILYLEDDDLRVKLDGSHMNIQYVITGIICAVFGHQLENGEFHVVDWCYPGCTPKLITTPKPSEQLGKILIISGLDLANNTQLLSLNLLSEWVTGMIGCPKVQTEVASIACIIIAGNSIRGSIEIYNHKGYFETNTHNETVFKEATILADKLDNFLLPIAKCCPIVLMPGEFDPTCHMLPQPSFHPCILPESSRLKSFYGSTNPWIGSINSRIVAGSSGQPIMDITKVAGLVNVSPLTWLEYTLNWRHYAPTAPDTVPAYPYFNTDPFIMTECPDIYFAGNMDKFETKLFTDLKRLLSWKMRLHFIPPS, encoded by the exons atgttcttcatttgtttttgtttttgtttacaaaatgtaaataaaatacgCTATTTAGTtgaagacaaaaaaaaaaagttatatTGTCTAATAATGGAATTTCGTTCACCGCCAGCGCATCATCGCAAATTGTGTAAACTTGAAGATTTTAATAAGTTTAAAATTGATTCGAAAAGTTTTGATAAACAATATAATCGTATATATAGTGCAAGATTAAGAACACTAAGGGATCATGTCTCTCAGAAAGCAAAGGCCAAATGGG CCCAACATGAGGTGGTTACACTGTCAGAACTTCCCGAAAAAGatcaagaaaataattatatcgTGATAGGAATATTATATAAACATCAAGAGTTGAAGCCATCGGCATTGCAAGAGCTAAGCGAAGAACTTCAATTACCGACTCATTTACCAAGAGCGAATTATGCATCGTTCAAAGATATATTATATCTGGAAGATGATGATTTACGTGTTAAATTGGACGGAAGTCACATGAATATTCAATATGTGATTACTGGCATTATTTGTGCTGTGTTTGGACATCAATTAGAAAATGGTGAATTTCat GTTGTAGATTGGTGTTATCCAGGATGTACTCCGAAGCTAATTACCACCCCTAAACCATCGGAACAACTGGGGAAGATTTTAATAATATCAGGCTTAGATCTGGCAAATAATACGCAATTATTAAGTTTGAATCTGCTCTCTGAATGGGTAACTGGAATGATCGGTTGCCCAAAGGTGCAAACAGAAGTAGCATCCATAGCGTGCATTATTATAGCAG GAAACAGTATAAGAGGATCAATAGAAATCTACAATCataaaggatatttcgaaaccAATACCCACAATGAAACTGTATTCAAGGAGGCTACGATACTAGCGGACAAATTGGACAACTTTCTTCTTCCTATAGCAAAGTGTTGTCCTATAGTATTAATGCCGGGTGAATTTGACCCAACTTGTCACATGCTGCCTCAACCGTCATTTCATCCTTGTATATTACCTGAAAGCTCCAG ACTCAAGAGTTTCTATGGATCTACAAATCCGTGGATCGGTAGCATCAACTCTCGTATCGTAGCTGGATCCAGTGGTCAACCGATCATGGATATCACGAAGGTTGCTGGACTTGTTAATGTATCACCGTTAACATGGCTAGAATATACATTAAATTGGAGACATTATGCACCAACTGCCCCAGACACTGTACCAGCTTATCCATACTTTAACACCGATCCGTTCATTATGACAGAATGTCCTGATATTTATTTCGCCGGCAATATGGATAAATTTGAAACCAAACTATTCACAG atctaaaaaggctactatcGTGGAAAATGAGATTGCATTTTATTCCaccttcttaa
- the LOC143212347 gene encoding DNA polymerase delta subunit 2 isoform X1 translates to MFFICFCFCLQNVNKIRYLVEDKKKKLYCLIMEFRSPPAHHRKLCKLEDFNKFKIDSKSFDKQYNRIYSARLRTLRDHVSQKAKAKWAQHEVVTLSELPEKDQENNYIVIGILYKHQELKPSALQELSEELQLPTHLPRANYASFKDILYLEDDDLRVKLDGSHMNIQYVITGIICAVFGHQLENGEFHVVDWCYPGCTPKLITTPKPSEQLGKILIISGLDLANNTQLLSLNLLSEWVTGMIGCPKVQTEVASIACIIIAGNSIRGSIEIYNHKGYFETNTHNETVFKEATILADKLDNFLLPIAKCCPIVLMPGEFDPTCHMLPQPSFHPCILPESSRLKSFYGSTNPWIGSINSRIVAGSSGQPIMDITKVAGLVNVSPLTWLEYTLNWRHYAPTAPDTVPAYPYFNTDPFIMTECPDIYFAGNMDKFETKLFTANQGETIRLICIPKFSETQTAVLVDLQDLQTSPISFGVS, encoded by the exons atgttcttcatttgtttttgtttttgtttacaaaatgtaaataaaatacgCTATTTAGTtgaagacaaaaaaaaaaagttatatTGTCTAATAATGGAATTTCGTTCACCGCCAGCGCATCATCGCAAATTGTGTAAACTTGAAGATTTTAATAAGTTTAAAATTGATTCGAAAAGTTTTGATAAACAATATAATCGTATATATAGTGCAAGATTAAGAACACTAAGGGATCATGTCTCTCAGAAAGCAAAGGCCAAATGGG CCCAACATGAGGTGGTTACACTGTCAGAACTTCCCGAAAAAGatcaagaaaataattatatcgTGATAGGAATATTATATAAACATCAAGAGTTGAAGCCATCGGCATTGCAAGAGCTAAGCGAAGAACTTCAATTACCGACTCATTTACCAAGAGCGAATTATGCATCGTTCAAAGATATATTATATCTGGAAGATGATGATTTACGTGTTAAATTGGACGGAAGTCACATGAATATTCAATATGTGATTACTGGCATTATTTGTGCTGTGTTTGGACATCAATTAGAAAATGGTGAATTTCat GTTGTAGATTGGTGTTATCCAGGATGTACTCCGAAGCTAATTACCACCCCTAAACCATCGGAACAACTGGGGAAGATTTTAATAATATCAGGCTTAGATCTGGCAAATAATACGCAATTATTAAGTTTGAATCTGCTCTCTGAATGGGTAACTGGAATGATCGGTTGCCCAAAGGTGCAAACAGAAGTAGCATCCATAGCGTGCATTATTATAGCAG GAAACAGTATAAGAGGATCAATAGAAATCTACAATCataaaggatatttcgaaaccAATACCCACAATGAAACTGTATTCAAGGAGGCTACGATACTAGCGGACAAATTGGACAACTTTCTTCTTCCTATAGCAAAGTGTTGTCCTATAGTATTAATGCCGGGTGAATTTGACCCAACTTGTCACATGCTGCCTCAACCGTCATTTCATCCTTGTATATTACCTGAAAGCTCCAG ACTCAAGAGTTTCTATGGATCTACAAATCCGTGGATCGGTAGCATCAACTCTCGTATCGTAGCTGGATCCAGTGGTCAACCGATCATGGATATCACGAAGGTTGCTGGACTTGTTAATGTATCACCGTTAACATGGCTAGAATATACATTAAATTGGAGACATTATGCACCAACTGCCCCAGACACTGTACCAGCTTATCCATACTTTAACACCGATCCGTTCATTATGACAGAATGTCCTGATATTTATTTCGCCGGCAATATGGATAAATTTGAAACCAAACTATTCACAG CGAATCAAGGAGAGACAATAAGATTGATCTGCattccaaaattttctgaaacgcAAACAGCCGTGTTGGTCGATTTACAGGATTTACAAACTTCGCCGATTTCTTTTGGCGTCAGTTAA